In the Arachis ipaensis cultivar K30076 chromosome B10, Araip1.1, whole genome shotgun sequence genome, one interval contains:
- the LOC107624313 gene encoding probable WRKY transcription factor 40 → METTCVDTSLTLNLVSLHKTDVAPEVLVEELHRLSCENKKLTETLKQVCENYIALKTKLSQLSSNNMVSSEKEAAVSRTPTRKRKAESESCMSTYSDKCNTPTSTDEETLKRAKHEGSPKVSKIVVRTEASDTTSLYVRDGYQWRKYGQKVTRDNPSPRAYFRCSNAPNCPVKKKVQRSAEDRRMLVATYEGEHNHVQPQDSYYSSSLQSDDHYQSPTRVDLVNKSELLESVGNNNDGGKSSCVRLQPQLLAQQMATSLTKDPNFTAALATAITGRILSSHFS, encoded by the exons ATGGAAACAACATGCGTGGATACGTCTCTCACCCTCAACCTTGTTTCCCTTCACAAAACGGATGTTGCG CCGGAGGTTTTGGTTGAAGAATTGCATCGGCTAAGCTGTGAGAACAAGAAGCTAACGGAGACATTGAAGCAAGTATGTGAGAACTATATTGCCTTGAAAACCAAGCTCAGCCAACTGAGCAGCAATAACATGGTGAGTTCCGAGAAAGAAGCCGCGGTGTCAAGGACGCCAACACGGAAGAGAAAGGCGGAGAGTGAGAGCTGCATGAGTACCTATAGTGATAAGTGCAACACCCCAACTAGTACGGATGAAGAAACACTCAAAAGAGCTAAGCATGAAGGTTCGCCAAAGGTTTCCAAGATTGTTGTACGAACTGAAGCATCTGATACTACCAGCTTA TATGTGAGGGATGGATATCAATGGAGAAAATATGGGCAGAAAGTGACCAGAGATAACCCCTCTCCTAGGGCTTACTTCAGGTGCTCCAATGCCCCAAACTGCCCCGTCAAGAAGAAG GTGCAAAGGAGTGCAGAAGATCGAAGAATGTTGGTGGCAACATACGAAGGAGAGCACAACCATGTGCAACCGCAAGATTCTTATTATTCATCAAGCCTACAAAGTGATGATCATTATCAAAGCCCTACTAGAGTTGACTTGGTCAATAAGTCAGAATTATTAGAATCGGTTGGCAATAACAATGATGGAGGAAAGTCTTCTTGTGTGCGGCTGCAGCCCCAGCTGTTAGCTCAACAAATGGCCACTTCTTTGACTAAGGATCCCAATTTCACCGCCGCACTTGCAACCGCCATTACAGGAAGAATTCTATCTTCACACTTCTCCTAA